The genomic interval GATTGCCAAAACCCTGCCTTCCGACATCAAAATCAACACCAATATATTTCGTCAGGCGGATTTTATTCAGGCTTCCATAAGTAATATTCAAAAAGCGCTAATTGAAGGTTCTGTCTTTGTAGTTATCATTATGTTCTTGTTCTTAATGAACTTCCGAACCACCATTATATCCCTGATTGCTATTCCCCTTTCACTTATCGTTTCCATTATCACCCTTAAATTTTTGGGATTAACCATCAATACCATGTCTCTTGGCGGAATGGCAATAGCCATCGGCTCATTGGTAGACGATGCTGTTATTGATGTGGAAAACGTCTTTAAACGTCTAAAGGAAAATGCACAAAAAAATAATGAAGCACGAGAAAGTACACTTGTTGTAGTTTATGATGCCTCAAAAGAGATTCGCTCATCAATCCTTAATGCGACCCTTATCATTATTGTTGCTTTTATCCCCTTGTTTTTTCTTGGCGGGATGGAGGGAAGAATGTTGCGGCCTCTGGGGATCTCCTTTATCGTTTCTCTGTTTGCATCCCTGATTGTTGCGGTAACACTCACCCCTGTGCTTTGCAGTTTTATGCTTACCAACGACAAAATGCTTTTAAAGCAGGCAAAAGGCAGTTGGCTGGAAAGAGGGCTTCACCGATATTATAATTCCGCATTAGGAAAGATAATGAAAATTAAAAAGACATTACTTGGGATATCCATCGTGTTGTTCATTATGGCGATTTTTCTAATGTTTGGTTTGGGACGGAGTTTCTTGCCTGAATTTAACGAAGGCACTTTAACGGTAAATGCTGTCAGTATGCCGGGCATATCACTCGAAGAATCAAATAAAATTGGAAACAAGATTGAAAATATCCTACTGTCGGTGCCAGAAATTTCAATTACTTCACGCAGAACGGGAAGAGCCGAATTAGATGAACATGCACAAGGTGTAAATGCCGCTGAAATTGATGCTCCCTTTGTTTTGGCGGAAAGAAGCAAGGATGAATTTATGAAGGAAGTTCGAAAGAAATTAAGTGCTGTCTCTGAAGCGAACATCACCATCGGGCAACCCATAGGACACCGTATTGACCATATGCTTTCAGGCACAAGAGCCAACATTGCCATTAAGCTTTTCGGAACAGACTTATCCAAAATGTTTTCTGTTGCTAATCAGATAGAGCGCACCATTGAAGGCATAGACGGACTTGTGGATATTAGCGTGGAACAGCAGATTGAAATTCCGCAAGTACAAATAAAAGCGAAACGGAATATGCTGGCTAAATATGGTATTTCAATAGGTCAATTTGCCGAATTCATTGATGTTGCCCTTGCAGGCGAAAAGGTATCTCAGGTTTTTGAGAGAAACAAAAGTTTTGATTTGGTATTACGATTTAATGATGAAAACAGGGGCAAAATAGAAAATATCCGCAACGTCTTAATTGATACCAATATCAATCCAAACCAACAATCCAAAATTCAAAATTCAACATCCAAAATCCCTTTACATTATATAGCTGATATTGTTTCAACAACAGGCCCCAACACCATTAACCGGGAAAATGTACAACGGAAAATTGTGGTTTCAGCCAATGTGGCCGGACGTGATTTAAAAAGCGTAGTAAACCAAATCAAAGAAAAAATAGATGATACTGTTCAGTTGCCGGAAAATTACCGCATTCAATATGGCGGACAATTTGAAAGCGAAGCAAAGGCATCAAAAATATTATTCTTCACCTTTTTAATGGCTTTATTCATCATATTCCTTTTGCTTTATCAGGAATTTAAAAATATCAGGCTTGCAGGCATTGTTTTTCTCAATTTGCCTTTGGCGCTGATAGGCGGCGTCTTAAGCATTTGGTTTACAGGAAAAATCATAAGTATTCCCTCTATCATCGGGTTTATTACACTGTTTGGAATAGCGACACGTAACGGGATATTATTGGTTTCACGCTATCAGACATTGCAGAGTCAAGGCGTTGCTTTGTATGAAACCGTCATTAAAGGCTCTTTAGACAGGCTAAACCCGATTCTCATGACTGCCTTAACTACCGCTTTGGCATTAATTCCATTGGCAATAACCGGCGACCTGCCAGGAAATGAAATACAAAGCCCAATGGCAATAGTGATATTAGGAGGTCTGCTCAGTTCCACCCTCTTAAACATCTTCATTATTCCTGCCGTTTACTACATTTCAAATGTGAGAAAAAAATGATGATGATACTTGATATTTAATGGTAAAATCCGAAGTCTTCAGTCTTCAGTCTGCGATTTTGTACGATTGATGATTGCCGGGTGAGAGGGTGGGTGGGAAAGGATACATCCGGATGAATGGAAGGATGAGTCTCGATGGGAGCATTCCCGATTTTTTGTAAGTGTTCATGGAGTTGGGGCAAAACAACCCTGACAGGGTTTGAAACCCTGTCAGGGTTAACATACTGTACGTTTTATTAAAACATGGCGGAAGTCACAAAAAATCGGGAATGCTCCCAGTCTCGATACAAATATTGCTGAAAAGACCTGTCACAAAATTACAAGGACGTTTCCCACCGTATTGACCTTGTAATAACAGAAGTTTTCTTCACTACGAGAAACATATCCCGTAATGCGGAACAATCGCCAATGCTTTTTTCTCATTTATAAAACACGCTTACTTACCGGTAAAGCAATAGTGGGCAATCAGTATGTCTCATTACCCTTGTAGTCGTGCTGCCCAAAATCATTTCTTGTAGTTTGGAATGTCCATACGCGCCCATCACTAACAAATCGCAGTTGTCTTTACATGCATCCTGTATACCCTTTGCATGATCTTTTCCTTCTATTGGAACAATGTTTGGTGTGAGGTTAAGACCATCGAGAAAAGTTTTTGCTTTGGATAAGATTTGCAAGGCTTTTTCCCTGGTATCATCAACACATAGTAACGTCATATTTAATTCCATGAGTTGTGCCATCTCCGCCCCTATCGCTAATGCCTTATCTGCAAACAGGCTCCCGTCGTATGCAATTAGCATGTTACGAAAGGGTTTAAATCCAGCAGGCGTTATAAGTACGGGCTTATGTGTTTTCCGCACAACGAATTCTACGTTTGAACCAAGAAAGACATCCAGCCATTCAGCGTGAACCCCCTTTTTCCCCATAACAATCAAATCATAATTTGCCGATGATTTTACAATTTCATGATTTACAATGCCTTCTTGTATTTCACGGGTAAATGGTACTCCCGCTTGTATGCACTTCCCTTCTACCTGATTCAAAGCTGCGTCTGCCTTAGAATCAAGCATTTCCCTGACCGTTTGATTAAACGTCCCATAGGGAACCATACCGCCAATGCTTGTGCCAATGTCATGAATCAAAGGACCCGCCAGAATTTTAATATCTTTCACAAATAGTCCATGCACACTCCCATCATTTGTTTTCGCGATACTCACGGCATAATCTGCTGCGGCAAGGCTATTATCGGAACCATCAGTAGGAACTATAATTTGTTTTAACATAGATAACCTTGATAAAAAAATTTATATTATTTGCCACTAATTACGTCATTAGGGCATTTTACAAAGCACAGAAGCAATGTGATTATTACGTTGTGATAAATTTTTGTCAAGTTAAAATATGACTTAAAAATTGATAACACTTTATTTTTTAAAAAATTCCAATAATCGCAGTGTAAGGGCGAAGCATTTGCTGTAAATTGTCATAAGTGCGTTTATACCCAAAACGGGCAAATGCTTCGCCCCTACTTTTTCAAAAAAATAAAGTGTTATAAAGATGGTGAAATATATTTTCCACCACCATCTTTAGCATCTGAATGAATGTCAAAGAAATTCAGACACTCTTCAAGCCCTCATTAAATGCTAATATCGCTCCAGGAAGGCATATTCATTTGTTGTGTTTTATTTCTTATTTTTGTGGTTAATTTAGGCTTGACATTATGTGCTGCAGGTATATAATTTTTATCGATTTTTATTTATTTCTGATTGTCGGATTTAACCTATTTTATAAGCGGGAGAAAGTAATAAAATGATTTTAGAGGCTAATCATTCCACAGATAACCAGTCAAAGAAAACTGAGCGTTTATCATTTATCAAAGAGAGATATAAGAAGTTAGTACTTGAGCCAAGAAAAGAAATTGAATTCGAAATTGAAAGATCTCTTGATGATGAAGATGGCGCAGTAGAACCTGCGTAAACAGGCGATGTTATCCCACATACCATTTACATATACTTATTCCGAAAGAAGACTTCGCAGATTTTTTAATTTAAAAGTCCTTCCACTACAATATCGTCTGAAAATCTATAGTGCCTTACTTCTCTTATTTTCAGCGCATCGCAAACGTTTTCAACGCCCTTACCCAGCACCGGAGAGGTATCCCCACATCCTCCAATTATGATGGGAGCGATAAATACAATAATTTTATCCGCAAGACGTTCTTTCAGTAATGAGGTGATTATTTTGCTACCACCTTCCACCATAATATTGGTCAACCGCATTGACCCCAGTTTTAAAAAGAGTTCTTTTAAATCAACATGATCGTAATCGCCATTTGTTTCTATAACCCGGCATCCCGATTGCCGTAATATCTCAACTTTTTTTTGGGGGGCGTTTTTACTCACCGCGATAATTATTTCACTTTGTTGGACAGTCCTGATAAGCGCTGATGTTAAGGGAAGCGAGGCCCTGCTATCAATAATGATTCTTTTTGGATTTCTCCCCCCATTAAAGCGGCACGTCAATAGCGGATCATCTTTCAAAACGGTGTTAATTCCCACCATAACACCGTCAACCTGACTTCGTAATGTATGAACATACCGGCGGGATTCTTCCGACGTAATCCATTTTGAATCGCCGGTGACGGTGGCAATCTTCCCATCAATCGACATTGCCCACTTTACAATTATATAAGGCATCCCCTTTTGAATTAATTTAAAAAAAGGGGCATTAAGTTTTTTGGCTTGATCTTCCATGACGCCCATGCGCACAGTTATTCCCGCAGCCTGTAATTGCTTCACCCCTTTGCCGGATGTAACCGGATTAGGGTCCACGCATGTAGTTACAACCTTTGCAATTCCCGCCAAAATTATAGCGGCAGCACAAGGCGCGGTTTTGCCATAATGAGCGCATGGTTCCATGGTTACATATAGCGTTGCGCCTTTGCAATTTACTCCGCCTTCATTTATCGCGTGTATTTCCGCATGAGCGCCGCCATAGTTCTTATGATACCCCTTCCCCACGATTTCATTGTTTTTTACAATGACAGCGCCTACCATTGGATTCGGTTCAACCATCCCCCTGCCTTTTTCTGCAAGTTCCAATGCAAGCGTCATATATTCTTCGTCATGTTCTTTCATAAGCGGCATAACTATCCCCGCAATTTTTCTATCAGTTGGAAATAATTAGGAAATGTTTTAGAGACACATTTCGGATTTTTAATAAATATCCCGTCTGATTTTAATCCTATCAAAGCAAAACTCATTGCCATGCGATGGTCATCATAGGTTTCTATTTCCGCAGGTTTCGGCATAGAAGGTTCAATCTCAAAACCATCTTCATATTCCGTGACAGATATCCCCATTTTCCGCAATTCTTTTGCTACAGCGGCGATTCTATCCGTTTCCTTAATTCTCATGTTTTTAACATTTCGCACCCTTGTTTTGCCTTTCACATAAACCGCAACCGCCGCTAATGTTTGAGCCACATCAGGCATATCCCCCATATCAACATCTACGCCATGTAATGCCCTGCCGCTGACTTCTATCCAGTCCCTTCCCCTATCCACATGACATCCCATTTTTTTTAAAACATCGGCAAATTGGACGTCGCCCTGCAAAGAATCTTTTCCTACACCTTCAACCCGCACTCTTCCGCCGGTAATCGCCGCAACAGCAAAAAAATAAGACGCTGCGGAAGCATCTCCTTCCACTTCATAAGAAATTGTTTTGTACCGCTGTCCACTTTTCACCAACAGTCTTTTGTAACCGATATTTTCAACAGTTACGCCGTGCTTGCCCATTAAATCAATGGTCATATCAACATAACGCTTTGACACCAGATCGCCCTTCACTTCTATTGTCACATCATTCTCTGCATAGGGAGAAACCATTAATAAAGCGCTAAAATATTGACTGCTTAAATCGCCATTCACTATAGCCTTCCCTCCCTTTAACCCCTTGCCCTTGATGATGACCGGAGGGCAGCCATTGTCAAGTTTTGATTTTACTTCAGCGCCAAGTTGGTTTAAACCCTCCAGCAAATCCTGTATAGGTCTTTGTCCCATTCGTTCCACGCCGCCAATTTCATACACCCCGTACCCTAACGTAAGCAGAGCGGTAAGAAATCTCATGGCAGTCCCGGCATTACCAACAAACAGATTTGCCTTCTCTGCGGGAATACACCCCCCCTTGCCATTAACAATAAATGTATTCGTGTCTTTTCGCTCCTCCACAGGAATCCCAAGAGAATTTAAACATGACGCCATATAATGTGTATCATCGCTAAAAAGGGCATTATTTATTGAAGAGATTCCGTCGGCAAGTGCCGTTGTAATTAATGCCCTGTTTGTATAACTTTTTGAACCTGGAACCCGAATTATCGTGTTTATTCTTCCTGTAACAGGTTTAATCTCAATCACATTCATTCTGACATCCCGTCCGTTTAAAACTTGTTGTTCATGATATAATAGATATTTTAATTTTACATCTGATTGACTGCAAACAAACTCAATATAGCAAACATATAGCGAATTAAAAGAAAATAATGCATACGTCAAATATTTGAAAAAATATATTTAATAATCGTCATGTTCTGTTTTTCCACTATTTAAAAAGAACCATGACTGTCTGAATAACACATGTTCCAAAATTGACTTTGTTTCTGTGATTTGATAGAATCCCGCTGATTTTTAAAATACTAATAGGTACGACAGCTTTCTTTATATTGTTTTATTGCTTGGGAAAAATAAAGGTGGACAAATGAAACATTTTTTAAAAAAAGAAAAGGAATTAAGAAAAAAAGCCTTTGCTGATAAGCAAATTGAGGAGACCGTTGATTTTTTGCGACAACAGGGTATTGAAACTGTTTGGGGTATACAGGCGGCTTACGATACAAGCCTGTTTGGATTAAAAGACAGGTGTGGATTTGGAAGTCATGGACTCTGTTGCCGAAACTGCAACCTTGGTCCCTGCCGGCTGGATAGTGAAGAATTACCTCTTCATACAAGGCTTGCAGCCCCAAAGGTAAAGAGGAGTTCCTGCGGCAAAACGGCTGATAATATGGTTGCCGGTATGTTTCTTCAAACGGTGCTGCGCGGCACAAGCTCGCACCTGGGGCATGCAATACATGTGGCGAAAGCGTTTGTCGCGGCAGCTAAAGGGTCTGAAAATTTCCCAATAAAAGATGAGGCAAAACTTTATGCCGTGGCAAAAGAATTGGGCATAAATACTGACGGCATGCAAATGCTTGATATTGCTAAGGAAGTCGGTCAAAAAGCGATGGAAGACCTTGTTGGGCAGGGAGAGGGACCTATGAATTTTGCTCTTGCCCTTGCACCAAAAAATATTGATAAACTGGCAAAGGCAGGCATTGTTCCTCAAAAAGGCGCTGCAGAGGCAATAGTTCAGGGAATCCATAGTACCGCCCAGGGGATGATGAGCAGCACAGACCACCTTATCATGTCGTGTTTAAAATACGGGGTAATTGATGTATTGGCCCTCTACATTTCAACACAATTACAGGACATTTTGCTGGGAGTACCCACACCCAAAGAAAGCTCGATAGGTATGGACGCACTCGATAAAGACAAGGTAAATATCCTTGTACATGGCCATGTGCCGGTACTTTCTGAAATGGTAGTTCATTTTGCAAACAAACTTGAGGACATGGCAAAAGAGGCGGGGGCGAAAGGCATTAATGTGGTAGGAACCTGCTGCACCGGTACGGAAGTATTAATGAGGCTCGGCATACCCATGGCTGGTAGCACAATTATGCAGGAACTTGTGGTTGGCACAGGACTGGTAGACGCCGTATGTGTGGATGTACAGTGTGTGTATCCATCACTTTCGTCAATTACAAAGGGGCTCCATACCCGATTAATTACTACCATGCCTGAATTGCGGATGGACAATGATACCTATATTGAATTTACTCCGGAAAACGCCCATGAATCCGCAAGGCAAATTGTAGAGGAGGCAATCAAAGCGTATAAAGATCGTTTGTCTGACCGCGTATTTCTGCCAAAAGCCAAGGGGCATAAATTAATGGGTGGCTTTTCTACCGAGGTAATGATTGACGTCCTGAAAAAATTAAATGCCCAACAGCCGCTAAAA from Candidatus Kuenenia stuttgartiensis carries:
- the ribD gene encoding bifunctional diaminohydroxyphosphoribosylaminopyrimidine deaminase/5-amino-6-(5-phosphoribosylamino)uracil reductase RibD — translated: MPLMKEHDEEYMTLALELAEKGRGMVEPNPMVGAVIVKNNEIVGKGYHKNYGGAHAEIHAINEGGVNCKGATLYVTMEPCAHYGKTAPCAAAIILAGIAKVVTTCVDPNPVTSGKGVKQLQAAGITVRMGVMEDQAKKLNAPFFKLIQKGMPYIIVKWAMSIDGKIATVTGDSKWITSEESRRYVHTLRSQVDGVMVGINTVLKDDPLLTCRFNGGRNPKRIIIDSRASLPLTSALIRTVQQSEIIIAVSKNAPQKKVEILRQSGCRVIETNGDYDHVDLKELFLKLGSMRLTNIMVEGGSKIITSLLKERLADKIIVFIAPIIIGGCGDTSPVLGKGVENVCDALKIREVRHYRFSDDIVVEGLLN
- a CDS encoding efflux RND transporter permease subunit; its protein translation is MLNKIIQYALNNRLMIMAASALLLIAGIYTASIMEVDVFPDLTAPTVVVLTEAHGMAPEEVEKLVTFQIETSVNGATNVRRVRSSSAAGISIVWIEFEWGTDIFKARQIVSEKLTIIAEKLPLGVGNPTMAPQSSIMGEIMLIGLSSENTTPMDLRTIADWNIRPRLLATGGVSQVIVIGGEYKQYQILASPQKMKHYNISLNELLRASKESNLNASGGFMNEYGNEYIIRGVGRTNSVEEIGNAVIKVVANVPVKIEDVAEVKIGGAIPKIGDGSLKASPAIIMTVAKQPGTNTLELTKKIDNAITEIAKTLPSDIKINTNIFRQADFIQASISNIQKALIEGSVFVVIIMFLFLMNFRTTIISLIAIPLSLIVSIITLKFLGLTINTMSLGGMAIAIGSLVDDAVIDVENVFKRLKENAQKNNEARESTLVVVYDASKEIRSSILNATLIIIVAFIPLFFLGGMEGRMLRPLGISFIVSLFASLIVAVTLTPVLCSFMLTNDKMLLKQAKGSWLERGLHRYYNSALGKIMKIKKTLLGISIVLFIMAIFLMFGLGRSFLPEFNEGTLTVNAVSMPGISLEESNKIGNKIENILLSVPEISITSRRTGRAELDEHAQGVNAAEIDAPFVLAERSKDEFMKEVRKKLSAVSEANITIGQPIGHRIDHMLSGTRANIAIKLFGTDLSKMFSVANQIERTIEGIDGLVDISVEQQIEIPQVQIKAKRNMLAKYGISIGQFAEFIDVALAGEKVSQVFERNKSFDLVLRFNDENRGKIENIRNVLIDTNINPNQQSKIQNSTSKIPLHYIADIVSTTGPNTINRENVQRKIVVSANVAGRDLKSVVNQIKEKIDDTVQLPENYRIQYGGQFESEAKASKILFFTFLMALFIIFLLLYQEFKNIRLAGIVFLNLPLALIGGVLSIWFTGKIISIPSIIGFITLFGIATRNGILLVSRYQTLQSQGVALYETVIKGSLDRLNPILMTALTTALALIPLAITGDLPGNEIQSPMAIVILGGLLSSTLLNIFIIPAVYYISNVRKK
- the cooS gene encoding anaerobic carbon-monoxide dehydrogenase catalytic subunit, which codes for MKHFLKKEKELRKKAFADKQIEETVDFLRQQGIETVWGIQAAYDTSLFGLKDRCGFGSHGLCCRNCNLGPCRLDSEELPLHTRLAAPKVKRSSCGKTADNMVAGMFLQTVLRGTSSHLGHAIHVAKAFVAAAKGSENFPIKDEAKLYAVAKELGINTDGMQMLDIAKEVGQKAMEDLVGQGEGPMNFALALAPKNIDKLAKAGIVPQKGAAEAIVQGIHSTAQGMMSSTDHLIMSCLKYGVIDVLALYISTQLQDILLGVPTPKESSIGMDALDKDKVNILVHGHVPVLSEMVVHFANKLEDMAKEAGAKGINVVGTCCTGTEVLMRLGIPMAGSTIMQELVVGTGLVDAVCVDVQCVYPSLSSITKGLHTRLITTMPELRMDNDTYIEFTPENAHESARQIVEEAIKAYKDRLSDRVFLPKAKGHKLMGGFSTEVMIDVLKKLNAQQPLKPLVDLIVDGSIQGVAVLAGCLSSKIQTDMSFVIMAKELLKNNVLVLATGCAATACARHGLLTGEAKKYAGDSLRGVLETIGKTSGLNGSIPPILHFGSCVDNSRCAVLASAIADYLNTSIDKLPLVASAAEHVVEKAAAIYMGVMALGITTHIGVTPKLGGSPYVIDMLTNKLESITGSTLIIEIDPVESAKKMIHHIQKKRRALGI
- a CDS encoding universal stress protein, with the translated sequence MLKQIIVPTDGSDNSLAAADYAVSIAKTNDGSVHGLFVKDIKILAGPLIHDIGTSIGGMVPYGTFNQTVREMLDSKADAALNQVEGKCIQAGVPFTREIQEGIVNHEIVKSSANYDLIVMGKKGVHAEWLDVFLGSNVEFVVRKTHKPVLITPAGFKPFRNMLIAYDGSLFADKALAIGAEMAQLMELNMTLLCVDDTREKALQILSKAKTFLDGLNLTPNIVPIEGKDHAKGIQDACKDNCDLLVMGAYGHSKLQEMILGSTTTRVMRHTDCPLLLYR
- the aroA gene encoding 3-phosphoshikimate 1-carboxyvinyltransferase, which translates into the protein MNVIEIKPVTGRINTIIRVPGSKSYTNRALITTALADGISSINNALFSDDTHYMASCLNSLGIPVEERKDTNTFIVNGKGGCIPAEKANLFVGNAGTAMRFLTALLTLGYGVYEIGGVERMGQRPIQDLLEGLNQLGAEVKSKLDNGCPPVIIKGKGLKGGKAIVNGDLSSQYFSALLMVSPYAENDVTIEVKGDLVSKRYVDMTIDLMGKHGVTVENIGYKRLLVKSGQRYKTISYEVEGDASAASYFFAVAAITGGRVRVEGVGKDSLQGDVQFADVLKKMGCHVDRGRDWIEVSGRALHGVDVDMGDMPDVAQTLAAVAVYVKGKTRVRNVKNMRIKETDRIAAVAKELRKMGISVTEYEDGFEIEPSMPKPAEIETYDDHRMAMSFALIGLKSDGIFIKNPKCVSKTFPNYFQLIEKLRG